Proteins from one Pradoshia eiseniae genomic window:
- a CDS encoding adenine deaminase C-terminal domain-containing protein, which produces MLEQRYRWKNKQLREHVSIIDGKKAPTIVLRNAVYLNQVLEEWMEANIWIYKDRIIYVGDKMPAVQDGCEIIDCAGQYLVPGYIEPHAHPAQLYNPVTLASYAAQFGTTTLINDNMTLFTLLEKRKAFALLKELRNLPYSMFWWARLDSQTELCNEEEVFSHANVKSWLEHDGVLQAGELTGWPRLLDGDDMMLHWMQEAKRMRKKIEGHFPGSSEKTLAKLMLLGADCDHEAMTGEEVIRRLGQGYHVSLRHSSIRPDLPGILEYLQEYGLKSYDKCFFNTDGSSPGFYKEGFTDSLIKIAIDKGVPLIEAYNMASLNIARYYHIEYLHGNIATGRVANINFLEEKDNPTPRSVLSKGQWVKKDGAACAEYKSPLQWEEYGLSPLALDWNLTEDDLQYSMPFGINMENSVITKPYSIHIDISREVLDMDHDECYFTFLRRDGQSRINTLLKGFASHLHGFASSFTNSGDIILIGKSRKDIKLAFNRMKEIGGGIVIAEKGEILFEMPLELQGVMSKASLPDLIEQESRMKELLAEKGYPFEDPMYSLLFFTSTHLPYLRVTQAGLYEVMNKSILFPTIMR; this is translated from the coding sequence ATGCTTGAGCAACGATATAGATGGAAAAACAAACAGCTAAGAGAACATGTAAGCATCATAGATGGGAAAAAGGCACCAACTATCGTGTTGAGAAATGCCGTTTATTTAAATCAAGTGTTGGAAGAATGGATGGAAGCGAATATTTGGATTTACAAGGATCGAATCATATATGTAGGAGATAAGATGCCGGCAGTGCAGGATGGTTGTGAAATCATTGATTGCGCGGGACAGTATCTTGTTCCGGGCTACATAGAACCGCATGCACATCCTGCGCAGCTGTACAATCCTGTCACGCTCGCTTCTTACGCTGCCCAATTCGGAACAACGACATTGATTAATGATAATATGACCTTGTTTACATTATTGGAAAAAAGGAAAGCGTTTGCGCTTCTGAAGGAGCTGCGAAACCTGCCCTACTCCATGTTTTGGTGGGCAAGGCTAGACTCGCAGACAGAGCTATGCAATGAAGAGGAAGTCTTCTCCCATGCAAATGTAAAGAGCTGGCTTGAGCATGATGGCGTGCTCCAGGCAGGGGAGCTGACTGGCTGGCCGCGTTTGCTTGATGGTGATGATATGATGCTGCACTGGATGCAGGAGGCAAAACGGATGCGCAAGAAGATTGAGGGGCATTTTCCGGGCTCATCAGAAAAGACCCTGGCGAAATTGATGCTTCTTGGTGCAGATTGTGATCATGAGGCGATGACGGGTGAAGAGGTCATTAGACGGCTTGGGCAAGGCTATCATGTGTCCTTGCGTCACTCCTCGATTCGTCCAGATTTGCCAGGCATCCTGGAATACCTCCAGGAATATGGACTGAAGTCATATGATAAATGTTTCTTCAATACAGACGGGTCAAGTCCTGGCTTTTACAAGGAAGGATTTACGGATAGCCTGATTAAAATTGCGATTGACAAGGGTGTGCCGCTGATTGAAGCATACAATATGGCCTCCTTGAACATCGCCCGTTACTATCATATCGAGTATTTACATGGGAATATTGCGACTGGGCGCGTGGCTAATATCAACTTCCTTGAAGAGAAGGATAACCCGACCCCTCGTTCTGTGCTATCAAAGGGACAATGGGTAAAAAAAGATGGTGCCGCCTGCGCAGAATACAAATCTCCGCTTCAATGGGAGGAATATGGATTAAGCCCGCTTGCGCTTGATTGGAATTTAACGGAGGATGATTTGCAATATTCCATGCCATTCGGAATTAATATGGAGAATAGCGTCATTACAAAGCCATATTCCATCCATATTGATATTTCAAGAGAAGTATTGGATATGGATCATGATGAATGCTACTTTACGTTTCTTAGAAGAGATGGACAATCCCGCATCAATACGCTGCTGAAGGGCTTTGCGAGTCATCTGCATGGGTTTGCCTCCTCCTTCACCAATTCAGGCGATATCATCCTGATTGGTAAGAGTCGGAAGGACATAAAGCTCGCCTTCAATCGGATGAAGGAAATAGGCGGAGGAATCGTGATAGCAGAGAAGGGGGAAATATTGTTTGAGATGCCGCTTGAGCTTCAGGGTGTGATGTCTAAAGCGAGTTTGCCTGATTTAATCGAGCAGGAGAGCCGTATGAAGGAATTGCTTGCGGAAAAAGGGTACCCCTTTGAAGACCCGATGTATTCG
- the purD gene encoding phosphoribosylamine--glycine ligase, translating into MKILVIGRGGREHALARKFSESRHVDKVYVAPGNPGMSDVAEPVAINEMNLQALVDFAREREIGLTFVGPEVPLMNGIVDEFTKEGLVIFGPTKAAAIIEGSKSFTKDLLKKYAIPTADYETFTELEPAIAYVKKQGTPIVIKADGLAAGKGVVVAMNEREAIGALEAMLADAKFGKASSKVVIEEFLAGQEFSYMAFVNGEHVYPMEIAQDHKRAFDGDKGPNTGGMGACSPVPQINETIVQKALIEILLPTAKAMVKEGRPFTGILYAGLIATEDGPKVIEFNARFGDPETQVILPRLKSDLVEVVQHVLWGRDFELEWTEESALGVVLAANGYPEDGYEKGAVIKGLGYISEDMYVYHAGTAKNDYGEFITNGGRVLLVTALGSSIEVAKKKVYQELETIQCKGLFYRHDIGEKATVPSLIE; encoded by the coding sequence ATGAAGATATTGGTTATTGGCCGAGGAGGCCGCGAGCATGCGCTGGCACGCAAGTTTTCTGAGAGCAGGCATGTCGATAAGGTGTATGTTGCACCTGGCAATCCCGGAATGTCTGATGTCGCTGAACCTGTGGCCATCAATGAGATGAATCTCCAAGCCTTAGTGGATTTTGCGCGTGAGCGTGAGATTGGGCTGACCTTTGTTGGGCCTGAGGTGCCGCTCATGAATGGAATTGTCGATGAGTTCACGAAAGAGGGCCTAGTTATTTTTGGACCGACAAAGGCTGCTGCTATCATTGAGGGAAGTAAATCCTTTACAAAGGATTTACTGAAGAAGTATGCGATCCCAACGGCTGACTATGAGACTTTCACTGAGCTTGAACCAGCTATTGCCTATGTGAAGAAGCAGGGCACACCGATTGTCATCAAGGCGGACGGACTGGCTGCCGGCAAGGGTGTTGTCGTGGCTATGAATGAACGGGAAGCTATTGGAGCGCTTGAGGCAATGCTTGCAGATGCGAAATTCGGCAAGGCCTCGAGCAAGGTCGTCATTGAGGAGTTCCTTGCTGGACAGGAGTTCTCTTACATGGCTTTCGTTAATGGGGAACATGTATATCCAATGGAGATTGCCCAAGACCATAAGCGTGCATTTGATGGGGATAAGGGTCCGAATACAGGCGGTATGGGCGCCTGCTCCCCTGTACCGCAAATTAATGAGACAATCGTCCAAAAAGCGCTTATCGAAATTCTGCTCCCGACCGCCAAAGCGATGGTTAAGGAGGGACGCCCGTTCACGGGTATCCTCTATGCTGGGCTGATAGCGACCGAAGACGGACCTAAAGTCATAGAATTCAATGCCAGATTTGGTGATCCGGAAACACAGGTCATCCTGCCAAGGCTTAAATCAGACCTAGTGGAAGTGGTTCAGCATGTTCTTTGGGGACGTGACTTTGAGCTGGAGTGGACGGAAGAAAGCGCGCTTGGCGTCGTACTGGCTGCTAATGGCTATCCCGAAGATGGGTATGAAAAAGGAGCAGTCATTAAGGGACTAGGTTATATTAGTGAAGATATGTACGTCTACCATGCAGGCACAGCCAAAAATGACTATGGTGAATTCATTACGAATGGGGGCAGAGTCCTGCTTGTAACCGCTCTTGGCTCTTCTATAGAAGTGGCGAAGAAGAAGGTGTACCAGGAGCTTGAGACCATTCAATGCAAAGGGCTATTTTATCGTCATGATATTGGTGAAAAAGCGACAGTGCCTAGTTTAATAGAATAA
- the purH gene encoding bifunctional phosphoribosylaminoimidazolecarboxamide formyltransferase/IMP cyclohydrolase, translating to MATKRALISVSDKTGIVEFARQVASLGFEIISTGGTKKVLAENAIPVKSVSEVTGFPEIMDGRVKTLHPAIHGGLLGKQDNDSHMQQLADQGIMPIQLVCVNLYPFQQTIARSGLTVEEAIENIDIGGPAMLRASAKNHESVAVVVDPADYETVLKGLETGELSLKERRRLAAKVYRHTAGYDAMIAEYMTNLAEEEQPESVTITYTLKQPLRYGENPHQKAAFYQKPLGTAFSIANAKQLHGKELSYNNINDADAALQIVKEFDQPAAVAVKHMNPCGVGTGESVAEAFQKAYDADPTSIFGGIVALNREVDAQTASALHEIFLEIVIAPSFSNEALEILTSKKNIRLLEVDFSAKDMKENKLTSVAGGLLIQDLDYATLDDSEMKIATKREPTQAEWEALKFGWKVVKHVKSNAIVVADRQMTLGVGAGQMNRIGAANIALEQAGEKAKGAILASDAFFPMDDTVEAAAKAGITAIVQPGGSVRDEDSIKKADEYGIAMVFTGIRHFKH from the coding sequence ATGGCAACAAAGCGTGCATTGATCAGTGTATCCGATAAGACAGGAATTGTAGAGTTTGCGAGGCAAGTAGCAAGCCTCGGCTTTGAGATTATCTCAACAGGCGGAACGAAAAAGGTACTTGCGGAAAATGCTATTCCGGTTAAAAGTGTCAGTGAGGTGACCGGTTTTCCTGAAATCATGGACGGACGTGTGAAAACATTGCATCCGGCCATTCATGGAGGGCTTTTAGGAAAGCAGGACAATGACTCACATATGCAGCAGCTGGCAGACCAGGGCATTATGCCAATCCAGCTCGTATGCGTAAACCTATATCCATTTCAGCAGACAATAGCGAGGAGTGGCCTGACAGTTGAGGAAGCGATAGAGAATATAGACATTGGCGGCCCGGCAATGCTGCGTGCCTCTGCGAAAAACCATGAATCAGTGGCTGTCGTCGTTGACCCGGCTGATTATGAGACAGTGCTGAAAGGGTTGGAGACAGGTGAGCTTTCCTTAAAGGAAAGAAGGCGTCTTGCAGCAAAAGTATACCGTCATACCGCTGGCTACGATGCAATGATTGCCGAATATATGACGAATCTTGCAGAAGAAGAGCAGCCTGAGTCTGTTACGATTACTTATACATTGAAACAGCCCCTTCGCTATGGGGAAAACCCGCATCAGAAGGCAGCCTTCTATCAAAAGCCATTGGGTACAGCCTTCTCCATTGCAAATGCCAAGCAGCTTCATGGTAAGGAGCTTTCCTATAACAATATCAATGATGCGGATGCAGCCCTCCAAATTGTGAAGGAATTTGACCAGCCAGCAGCCGTCGCGGTCAAGCATATGAATCCATGCGGGGTCGGTACGGGAGAATCAGTTGCAGAGGCCTTCCAAAAAGCATATGATGCTGATCCTACGTCCATTTTTGGCGGTATTGTGGCATTGAACCGTGAAGTGGATGCTCAGACAGCGAGCGCTTTGCATGAGATATTCCTGGAAATTGTCATTGCTCCATCCTTCTCCAACGAGGCGCTCGAAATCTTGACCTCAAAGAAGAATATCCGTTTGCTTGAGGTTGATTTCAGTGCTAAGGATATGAAGGAGAATAAGCTTACTTCGGTTGCTGGAGGTCTTTTGATTCAAGATTTGGATTATGCGACATTGGATGATTCAGAGATGAAGATTGCGACGAAGAGAGAGCCGACACAAGCGGAATGGGAAGCGCTGAAATTCGGCTGGAAAGTCGTGAAGCATGTGAAATCCAATGCGATTGTCGTAGCAGATCGCCAAATGACGCTTGGTGTTGGCGCAGGCCAAATGAACCGGATAGGAGCAGCCAATATCGCACTTGAACAGGCTGGTGAAAAGGCGAAGGGAGCCATACTCGCATCTGATGCTTTCTTTCCGATGGATGACACCGTTGAGGCAGCAGCAAAAGCAGGCATAACAGCCATCGTTCAGCCAGGAGGCTCCGTTCGTGATGAGGACTCCATTAAAAAGGCGGATGAATACGGAATTGCCATGGTCTTCACGGGCATACGCCATTTCAAACATTAA
- the purN gene encoding phosphoribosylglycinamide formyltransferase: MTKIAIFASGSGSNFQAIVEAMRTGDARISVEMLICDQPGAYCVTRAEELGVPVLTFKPKDYPSKKAYEEKVLAVLREKEVEWIILAGFMRLIGPSLLEAYPNRILNIHPSLLPSFPGKDAVGQAMAAGVKVSGVTIHYVDAGMDTGPIIAQEAITIEAGDDSAKVHQKIQQVEHRLYPAIIEKVCN, from the coding sequence ATGACAAAGATTGCGATATTTGCTTCGGGAAGCGGAAGCAATTTTCAGGCGATCGTGGAAGCAATGCGCACAGGAGACGCGCGTATATCAGTAGAAATGCTGATTTGTGACCAGCCAGGAGCGTATTGTGTGACCCGGGCTGAAGAGCTGGGTGTGCCTGTATTAACATTCAAGCCAAAGGATTACCCCTCCAAGAAGGCATATGAAGAGAAAGTGCTTGCTGTCCTGCGTGAAAAAGAGGTGGAATGGATTATTCTTGCTGGGTTTATGAGATTAATTGGGCCTTCATTGTTAGAGGCCTATCCCAATCGGATTTTGAATATCCATCCTTCCCTTCTGCCGTCCTTTCCGGGAAAAGATGCCGTGGGGCAAGCGATGGCAGCGGGAGTGAAGGTATCCGGTGTGACAATTCATTATGTGGATGCTGGAATGGATACAGGCCCAATCATTGCCCAGGAGGCCATTACAATTGAAGCTGGTGATGATTCAGCTAAGGTTCATCAGAAAATCCAGCAAGTTGAACATCGTTTATATCCAGCCATTATAGAAAAGGTGTGTAATTGA
- the purM gene encoding phosphoribosylformylglycinamidine cyclo-ligase, with protein sequence MSNAYKNAGVDIEAGYEAVERMKKHVSRTKRQGVLGSLGGFGGMFDLSALNVKEPVLVSGTDGVGTKLMIAMMMDKHDTIGIDCVAMCVNDVVAQGAEPLFFLDYIACGKALPEKIEAIVKGVSEGCLQAGCALIGGETAEMPGMYSLEEYDLAGFTVGVAEKSRMIDGSKVSAGDVLIGLPSSGIHSNGYSLVRKILLEDAGLELSSYVDELGSTLGAELLRPTKIYVKPVLAALETEGIHGISHITGGGFFENIPRMLKEGQGVEIELGTWEIPAIYQLLKKKGSLGDDEMFNVFNMGIGMVLAVRAADAEAVIHVLEHHGERPARIGSVTENPGVHFTEKRYYREKP encoded by the coding sequence ATGTCGAATGCTTATAAAAATGCGGGTGTAGATATTGAGGCTGGCTATGAAGCGGTAGAGCGGATGAAAAAGCATGTCAGCCGTACGAAGAGACAGGGTGTGCTAGGCTCACTAGGCGGATTTGGAGGGATGTTCGATCTTTCTGCCTTAAACGTTAAGGAGCCGGTCCTCGTATCAGGTACGGATGGGGTTGGAACAAAGCTGATGATTGCGATGATGATGGATAAGCATGATACGATTGGTATCGATTGTGTGGCCATGTGTGTGAACGATGTCGTCGCACAAGGAGCCGAGCCCCTCTTTTTCCTTGATTACATCGCCTGCGGGAAAGCTTTGCCGGAGAAAATCGAAGCGATCGTTAAAGGCGTTTCTGAAGGCTGCCTGCAAGCGGGCTGTGCTCTTATTGGCGGGGAGACAGCAGAGATGCCTGGCATGTATAGCTTGGAGGAGTATGATTTGGCTGGCTTCACGGTCGGTGTTGCGGAAAAGAGCCGGATGATTGATGGAAGCAAGGTTTCAGCAGGTGACGTGCTCATCGGTCTGCCTTCAAGCGGTATCCATAGTAATGGATACTCACTTGTTCGGAAGATTCTGCTAGAGGATGCGGGTCTCGAGCTTTCCTCTTATGTGGATGAGTTAGGCAGCACGTTGGGAGCTGAATTGCTGCGCCCGACGAAGATTTATGTGAAACCAGTGCTTGCTGCGCTTGAAACAGAGGGCATTCATGGAATTTCCCATATCACTGGCGGCGGGTTCTTTGAGAATATCCCGCGCATGCTGAAGGAAGGCCAAGGTGTTGAGATTGAGCTCGGCACATGGGAAATCCCGGCTATATATCAGCTCTTAAAGAAAAAGGGTTCTTTAGGGGATGACGAGATGTTTAACGTGTTTAATATGGGAATAGGTATGGTTCTCGCCGTTCGGGCTGCCGATGCAGAAGCGGTGATTCATGTACTGGAGCATCACGGGGAGAGGCCAGCTCGCATAGGAAGTGTGACAGAAAATCCAGGGGTCCATTTTACAGAAAAACGTTATTATAGGGAGAAGCCATGA
- the purF gene encoding amidophosphoribosyltransferase — MLAEIRGLNEECGLFGIWGHEEASQLTYYGLHSLQHRGQEGAGMVVTDGETLRVHKAEGLVNEVFSQKTMEDLKGNGAIGHVRYATAGGGGVANVQPFLFNSQTVGSFALAHNGNLVNATSLKNQLEVQGSIFQTTSDTEVLAHLIRRSGTGAFKDRVKQALSHVQGAYAFLVMTETDMLIAVDPHGLRPVSIGRLGGAYVAASETCAFDLVGAEYIRDVEPGELVIINDEGIHSEFFAFSTGRAMCSMEYIYFSRPDSNIDGINVHTARKNLGKRLAKEAQIEADVVTGVPDSSISAAIGFAEASGIPYEMGLIKNRYVGRTFIQPSQTLREQGVKMKLAPVRGVVEGKRVIMVDDSIVRGTTSRRIVKMLKEAGAKEVHVCISSPPIKNPCFYGIDTSSKEELIAGRNTVEEIREMIGADTLTFLSVEGTIEAIGRPFEGEYRGQCMACFTGKYPTEIYTMEDHPYEKIN; from the coding sequence ATGCTTGCTGAAATCCGTGGATTAAATGAAGAGTGTGGATTATTTGGCATTTGGGGTCATGAGGAGGCATCTCAACTCACCTATTATGGGTTACACAGTCTTCAGCATAGAGGACAGGAAGGCGCAGGAATGGTGGTGACCGATGGGGAAACCCTCCGTGTCCATAAAGCAGAAGGCCTCGTAAATGAGGTATTTTCCCAAAAGACGATGGAGGATCTAAAGGGCAATGGTGCGATTGGCCATGTTCGCTATGCCACAGCAGGCGGAGGGGGTGTTGCGAATGTGCAGCCATTTCTATTCAATTCGCAAACGGTTGGAAGCTTTGCCTTGGCTCATAACGGTAACCTCGTCAATGCAACGAGTCTGAAAAACCAGCTCGAGGTGCAGGGAAGCATCTTCCAAACGACCTCTGATACGGAAGTGCTGGCTCACTTGATTCGCCGTTCTGGTACAGGAGCCTTCAAGGATCGGGTCAAACAGGCACTGTCACATGTCCAAGGTGCCTATGCTTTCCTAGTGATGACGGAGACGGATATGCTGATTGCGGTCGACCCGCATGGCTTGCGTCCAGTATCAATTGGTCGCCTCGGAGGCGCCTATGTTGCGGCATCAGAAACCTGTGCATTTGACCTTGTCGGGGCTGAGTATATAAGAGATGTGGAACCTGGCGAGCTTGTCATCATAAATGATGAAGGAATCCACTCAGAATTCTTTGCCTTCTCCACCGGCCGTGCGATGTGCAGTATGGAGTATATTTACTTCTCGCGTCCTGACAGCAATATTGACGGCATCAATGTTCATACAGCCAGGAAAAACCTCGGCAAACGTTTGGCGAAGGAAGCGCAAATTGAAGCAGATGTGGTGACTGGTGTACCTGATTCAAGCATTTCAGCCGCGATTGGATTTGCTGAGGCAAGCGGCATCCCGTATGAAATGGGACTGATTAAGAATCGGTATGTCGGACGCACATTCATCCAGCCATCCCAAACCTTGCGCGAGCAAGGGGTAAAGATGAAGCTGGCACCGGTACGCGGTGTCGTCGAAGGCAAGCGGGTTATCATGGTTGATGATTCAATTGTTCGCGGCACAACAAGCAGAAGGATCGTTAAAATGCTGAAGGAGGCGGGAGCAAAAGAAGTGCATGTATGCATTAGTTCTCCACCTATTAAAAATCCATGCTTCTATGGAATTGATACCTCTTCGAAGGAAGAGCTAATTGCAGGCAGGAACACCGTTGAGGAAATCCGTGAGATGATTGGTGCAGACACTTTGACATTTTTGAGCGTGGAAGGGACGATTGAAGCAATCGGGCGACCGTTTGAGGGGGAATACCGCGGACAGTGCATGGCTTGCTTTACCGGCAAGTATCCGACAGAGATCTATACGATGGAAGACCATCCGTATGAGAAAATCAACTAA
- the purL gene encoding phosphoribosylformylglycinamidine synthase subunit PurL: MSLMLEPTPSMIKEDRVYASMGITDEEFASIERILGRLPNYTETGLFSVMWSEHCSYKNSKPVLKKFPTEGERVLQGPGEGAGIVDIGDGQAVVFKIESHNHPSAIEPYQGAATGVGGIIRDVFSMGARPIALLNSLRFGELTTPRMKYLFEEIVSGIAGYGNCIGIPTVGGEIQFDPSYEGNPLVNAMCVGLINHEDIKVGQARGVGNTVMYVGAKTGRDGIHGATFASEELTDESDSKRPAVQVGDPFMEKLLLEACLELIQSDALVGIQDMGAAGLTSSSAEMASKAGSGIEMNLDLVPQRETGMTPYEMMLSESQERMLIVVTKGRETEIEELFEKYGLEAVAVGAVTDDKILRLKHHGEIVAEVPADALALDAPVYHKPSEEPAYIREFREMKTEVPAVEDYTKALLALLAQPTIASKEWVYDQYDYMVRTNTIVAPGSDAAVVRIRGTKKALAMTTDCNSRYLYLDPEAGGKIAVAEAARNIVCSGAEPLAITDCLNFGNPEKPEIFWQLEKAADGMSEGCRVLSTPVIGGNVSLYNETNGEAIYPTPVVGMVGLVHDTKHITTQSFKKAGDLIYIIGEAAPEFGGSELQKWMNGGRIFGQSPKIDLEVEKERQKTLLQSIQEGLVESAHDISEGGLGVALAEGLFTAEGLGLDVEVAGEIVTALFAETQSRFVVSVDAANKTAFESLVPDAKLAGTVTESGRYVIRSKEELNIIDIEATELLNAWKGAIPCLLKSVD; the protein is encoded by the coding sequence ATGTCGTTAATGCTTGAACCGACTCCATCTATGATTAAAGAAGACCGTGTGTATGCCTCAATGGGAATAACCGATGAGGAGTTCGCCAGTATTGAGAGAATTTTAGGACGCCTGCCAAATTATACGGAGACAGGGCTTTTCTCGGTTATGTGGTCTGAGCATTGCAGCTATAAGAACTCAAAGCCCGTGCTGAAGAAGTTCCCGACAGAAGGGGAGCGCGTACTTCAGGGTCCTGGAGAAGGAGCGGGTATCGTCGATATCGGTGACGGCCAGGCAGTCGTATTTAAGATTGAAAGCCATAATCATCCGTCCGCCATTGAGCCTTATCAAGGTGCAGCAACTGGTGTCGGCGGGATTATCCGTGATGTGTTCTCAATGGGAGCGCGCCCAATTGCCCTTCTTAACTCCCTTCGTTTTGGGGAGCTGACAACTCCGCGCATGAAATATTTATTTGAAGAAATCGTGTCCGGTATTGCCGGATATGGCAACTGCATCGGGATACCGACGGTTGGCGGAGAAATCCAGTTCGACCCTTCCTATGAGGGAAATCCATTGGTAAATGCAATGTGTGTTGGCCTTATTAATCATGAGGATATTAAAGTCGGCCAGGCTCGCGGTGTTGGCAATACGGTTATGTATGTGGGCGCGAAGACAGGCCGTGACGGAATCCACGGGGCGACATTTGCCTCGGAGGAGCTGACGGACGAATCTGATTCCAAGCGTCCGGCGGTACAGGTCGGAGACCCGTTCATGGAGAAGCTCTTACTTGAGGCTTGTCTTGAATTAATCCAATCGGATGCACTCGTCGGCATTCAGGATATGGGAGCGGCAGGCTTGACAAGTTCTTCAGCTGAGATGGCATCAAAGGCAGGGAGCGGAATCGAGATGAACCTTGATTTAGTGCCGCAGCGTGAGACAGGGATGACGCCATATGAAATGATGCTTTCAGAATCACAGGAGCGGATGCTGATTGTCGTGACAAAGGGCCGGGAAACTGAAATTGAGGAATTATTCGAGAAATACGGTCTCGAAGCCGTAGCGGTGGGCGCCGTGACGGATGATAAAATACTTCGCTTAAAGCATCATGGAGAGATTGTGGCAGAGGTGCCAGCTGACGCGCTTGCTCTTGATGCACCTGTATACCATAAGCCTTCAGAAGAGCCGGCTTATATCCGTGAATTCCGTGAGATGAAGACGGAGGTACCGGCAGTAGAGGATTATACAAAAGCCCTTCTTGCCCTGCTGGCGCAGCCGACCATTGCGAGCAAGGAATGGGTGTACGATCAATATGATTATATGGTTCGCACAAATACGATTGTGGCTCCGGGCTCAGACGCGGCTGTTGTCCGTATTCGCGGGACGAAAAAAGCACTTGCGATGACGACGGATTGCAATTCTCGTTATCTATACCTTGATCCAGAGGCAGGCGGCAAAATCGCTGTGGCTGAGGCTGCTCGCAATATCGTTTGTTCAGGAGCAGAGCCGCTTGCTATCACAGACTGTCTGAATTTTGGGAATCCTGAGAAGCCTGAGATCTTCTGGCAGCTTGAAAAGGCGGCAGATGGCATGAGTGAGGGCTGCCGTGTGCTTAGCACACCGGTTATTGGCGGGAATGTCTCCTTATATAACGAAACGAATGGGGAGGCAATCTATCCGACTCCTGTAGTCGGCATGGTTGGCCTTGTACATGATACAAAGCATATTACGACTCAATCATTTAAGAAAGCGGGAGACTTGATTTATATCATTGGCGAGGCAGCCCCTGAGTTTGGAGGGAGCGAGCTTCAAAAATGGATGAACGGCGGGCGTATTTTTGGTCAGTCACCCAAAATCGACCTTGAGGTGGAAAAAGAACGGCAGAAGACACTGCTTCAAAGCATTCAGGAAGGACTTGTTGAGTCCGCGCATGATATTTCTGAAGGCGGTTTAGGCGTTGCGCTTGCAGAGGGGCTGTTCACAGCAGAGGGACTTGGCCTTGATGTTGAGGTGGCCGGTGAAATCGTAACGGCTTTATTCGCAGAAACGCAGTCACGCTTTGTGGTTTCGGTGGATGCGGCAAACAAAACAGCCTTTGAATCACTCGTGCCAGATGCGAAATTAGCGGGTACCGTCACGGAATCAGGGAGATATGTCATCCGGTCAAAAGAAGAGCTGAACATCATTGATATTGAAGCAACGGAGCTATTGAACGCTTGGAAGGGAGCTATACCATGCTTGCTGAAATCCGTGGATTAA
- the purQ gene encoding phosphoribosylformylglycinamidine synthase subunit PurQ: protein MKFAVIVFPGSNCDVDMYHAVVDELGEEAEYVWHTETSLDGFDAVLLPGGFSYGDYLRCGAIARFSPIMEAVKQAAGAGKPVLGVCNGFQVLLEAGLLPGAMQRNSGLKFICRPQELVVKQTDTPFTSCYEMGETITIPIAHGEGNYYCDEATLRQLKDQQRILFTYSGNPNGSHEDIAGIINENKNVLGMMPHPERAVSDMLGSVDGLKLFKSIVHYWRETHVVNA from the coding sequence GTGAAATTTGCCGTGATTGTCTTCCCAGGATCAAATTGTGATGTCGATATGTACCATGCTGTAGTGGATGAGCTGGGAGAGGAAGCGGAATATGTTTGGCATACGGAAACGAGCCTGGATGGCTTTGATGCGGTTCTGCTGCCAGGCGGCTTCTCCTATGGGGATTATCTGCGCTGTGGGGCGATTGCCCGCTTTTCACCGATTATGGAAGCGGTGAAACAAGCGGCGGGGGCAGGGAAGCCTGTTCTTGGTGTTTGCAATGGATTTCAGGTGCTGCTAGAGGCAGGTCTTCTTCCTGGGGCAATGCAGCGGAACTCAGGGCTGAAGTTCATCTGCCGTCCGCAGGAATTGGTCGTAAAACAGACCGATACGCCATTTACCTCCTGCTATGAAATGGGTGAAACAATTACGATTCCCATCGCTCATGGGGAAGGCAACTATTATTGTGATGAAGCGACCTTGCGGCAATTAAAGGATCAGCAGCGCATTCTTTTCACGTATTCAGGCAATCCGAATGGAAGTCATGAAGATATTGCCGGAATCATAAATGAGAATAAGAACGTTCTTGGGATGATGCCCCATCCGGAGCGGGCTGTATCGGATATGCTTGGCAGTGTTGACGGATTAAAGCTATTTAAATCGATTGTTCACTATTGGAGGGAAACCCATGTCGTTAATGCTTGA
- the purS gene encoding phosphoribosylformylglycinamidine synthase subunit PurS, translated as MHKVKVYVTLRESVLDPQGTAVQKSLNSMNYQEVKDVRIGKYMELSIEKSDRDLDEVIRSMCEKLLVNTVIEDYRYEIEEVIAP; from the coding sequence ATGCATAAAGTGAAAGTATATGTGACCTTACGTGAAAGTGTCCTAGATCCGCAGGGTACTGCTGTGCAAAAATCTCTGAATTCTATGAATTATCAAGAGGTTAAAGATGTACGGATAGGCAAATACATGGAGCTCTCTATTGAGAAATCTGATAGAGACCTAGATGAAGTCATACGAAGCATGTGTGAAAAATTATTGGTTAACACAGTGATTGAGGATTATCGCTATGAGATTGAGGAGGTAATCGCACCGTGA